From Peromyscus maniculatus bairdii isolate BWxNUB_F1_BW_parent chromosome 8, HU_Pman_BW_mat_3.1, whole genome shotgun sequence, a single genomic window includes:
- the Nek8 gene encoding serine/threonine-protein kinase Nek8 isoform X1 has product MLGFNLIVHLCLRKADQKLVIIKQIPVEQMTKEERQAAQNECQVLKLLNHPNVIEYYENFLEDKALMIAMEYAPGGTLAEFIQKRCNSLLEEETILHFFVQILLALHHVHTHLILHRDLKTQNILLDKHRMVVKIGDFGISKILSSKSKAYTVVGTPCYISPELCEGKPYNQKSDIWALGCVLYELASLKRAFEAANLPALVLKIMSGTFAPISDRYSPELRQLVLSLLSLEPAQRPPLSHIMAQPLCIRALLNLHTDVGSVRMRRAEKSLTPGPPMPPGSTGSRATSARCRGVPRGPVRPAIPLPLSSVYAWGGGLNVPLRLPMLNTEVVQVSAGRTQKAGVTRSGRLILWEAPPLGTGGGTLLPGAVEQPQPQFVSRFLEGQSGVTIKHVACGDLFTACLTDRGIIMTFGSGSNGCLGHGNLTDISQPTIVEALLGYEMIQVACGASHVLALSADGELFAWGRGDGGRLGLGTRESHSCPQQVPVPLGQEAQRVVCGIDSSMILTLPGRVLACGSNRFNKLGLDHISLEEEPVPHQQVEEALSFTPLGSAPLDQEPLLCVDLGTAHSAAVTASGDCYTFGSNQHGQLGTSSRRVSRAPCRVQGLEGIKMVTVACGDAFTVAIGAEGDVYSWGKGARGRLGRRDEDAGLPRPVQLDETHPYVVTSVSCCHGNTLLAVRCEFPFPVSPTPQGVNPALFYSLLHPQLVQLTLPRAVFCPQKSESRTSGG; this is encoded by the exons GATAGTGCACCTGTGCCTCCGTAAGGCTGACCAGAAGCTGGTCATCATCAAGCAGATCCCAGTGGAGCAGATGACCAAGGAGGAACGGCAGGCGGCCCAGAACGAGTGCCAGGTGCTCAAGCTGCTCAACCACCCCAACGTCATCGAGTACTACGAGAACTTCCTCGAGGACAAGGCCCTTATGATTGCCATGGAATATGCACCAG GTGGCACCCTGGCTGAGTTCATCCAGAAGCGCTGCAATTCCCTGCTAGAGGAGGAGACCATCCTTCACTTCTTCGTGCAGATCCTGCTCGCGCTGCATCACGTGCACACGCACCTCATCCTGCATCGGGACCTCAAGACCCAGAACATCCTTCTCGACAAACACCGCATGGTCGTCAAGATCGGTGACTTTGGCATCTCCAAGATCCTCAGCAGCAAGAGCAAGGCCTACACG GTGGTGGGTACTCCATGCTACATCTCCCCCGAGCTGTGTGAGGGCAAGCCCTACAACCAGAAGAGTGATATCTGGGCTCTGGGCTGTGTCTTATATGAGCTGGCCAGCCTCAAGAGAGCCTTCGAGGCTGCG AACCTGCCAGCTCTGGTACTGAAGATCATGAGCGGCACCTTTGCCCCCATCTCCGACCGGTACAGCCCGGAGCTGCGCCAGCTCGTCCTGAGTCTGCTCAGCCTGGAGCCCGCACAGCGGCCACCCCTCAGTCACATCATGGCGCAACCCCTCTGCATCCGGGCCCTCCTCAACCTCCACACCGATGTGGGCAGCGTCCGCATGCGGAG GGCAGAGAAGTCCCTGACCCCAGGACCACCCATGCCCCCCGGCAGCACAGGGAGCCGGGCCACCAGTGCCCGATGCAGGG GTGTCCCCCGGGGACCTGTGAGACCGGCCATCCCACTGCCACTGTCTTCCGTGTATGCCTGGGGTGGTGGCCTTAATGTCCCCCTGAGGCTCCCAATGCTCAACACTGAGGTGGTCCAGGTGTCTGCAGGGCGCACGCAGAAGGCTGGCGTCACACGCTCCGGGCGCCTCATTCTGTGGGAG GCCCCGCCCCTAGGCACTGGAGGAGGCACGCTCCTCCCAGGGGCAGTCGAGCAGCCTCAGCCTCAGTTCGTCTCCCGGTTCCTGGAGGGCCAGTCGGGTGTCACCATCAAGCATGTGGCCTGCGGGGACCTGTTCACGGCTTGCCTGACTG accgagGCATCATCATGACCTTTGGCAGCGGCAGCAACGGGTGTTTAGGCCACGGCAACCTCACCGACATCAGCCAG CCCACCATTGTGGAAGCCCTGCTGGGCTATGAGATGATCCAGGTGGCCTGTGGGGCCTCTCATGTGCTGGCCCTGTCCGCAGATGGGGAACTGTTTGCCTGGGGCCGAGGAGATGGTG GGAGGCTGGGACTTGGCACCAGGGAGTCCCATAGCTGCCCCCAGCAGGTGCCTGTGCCCCTAGGGCAGGAAGCTCAGAGAGTTGTTTGTGGTATTGACTCTTCCATGATCCTCACCTTGCCTGGCAGGGTCCTGGCCTGTGGAAGTAACAG GTTCAACAAGCTAGGCTTGGACCACATATCCCTGGAGGAGGAGCCTGTTCCCCACCAGCAAGTGGAGGAGGCCCTGAGCTTCACACCCCTGGGCTCTGCACCTCTGGACCAGGAGCCGCTGCTGTGTGTGGACCTGGGCACTGCTCATTCAGCCGCTGTGACTG CCTCCGGTGACTGCTATACGTTTGGCAGCAATCAGCATGGGCAGTTGGGCACCAGTTCTCGCCGGGTCAGCAGGGCACCCTGTCGGGTCCAAGGCCTAGAGGGCATCAAGATGGTGACAGTGGCCTGTGGGGATGCCTTCACTGTAGCCATCGGGGCAG AGGGGGACGTTTATTCTTGGGGCAAAGGAGCCCGAGGTCGActgggaaggagggatgaggaTGCTGGACTCCCTAGGCCAGTGCAGCTGGATGAGACTCATCCTTACGTGGTGACTTCAGTGTCCTGCTGCCATGGGAACACTCTCTTGGCTGTTCGA
- the Nek8 gene encoding serine/threonine-protein kinase Nek8 isoform X5: protein MEKYERIRVVGRGAFGIVHLCLRKADQKLVIIKQIPVEQMTKEERQAAQNECQVLKLLNHPNVIEYYENFLEDKALMIAMEYAPGGTLAEFIQKRCNSLLEEETILHFFVQILLALHHVHTHLILHRDLKTQNILLDKHRMVVKIGDFGISKILSSKSKAYTVVGTPCYISPELCEGKPYNQKSDIWALGCVLYELASLKRAFEAANLPALVLKIMSGTFAPISDRYSPELRQLVLSLLSLEPAQRPPLSHIMAQPLCIRALLNLHTDVGSVRMRRAEKSLTPGPPMPPGSTGSRATSARCRGVPRGPVRPAIPLPLSSVYAWGGGLNVPLRLPMLNTEVVQVSAGRTQKAGVTRSGRLILWEAPPLGTGGGTLLPGAVEQPQPQFVSRFLEGQSGVTIKHVACGDLFTACLTDRGIIMTFGSGSNGCLGHGNLTDISQPTIVEALLGYEMIQVACGASHVLALSADGELFAWGRGDGGRLGLGTRESHSCPQQVPVPLGQEAQRVVCGIDSSMILTLPGRVLACGSNRFNKLGLDHISLEEEPVPHQQVEEALSFTPLGSAPLDQEPLLCVDLGTAHSAAVTASGDCYTFGSNQHGQLGTSSRRVSRAPCRVQGLEGIKMVTVACGDAFTVAIGAEGDVYSWGKGARGRLGRRDEDAGLPRPVQLDETHPYVVTSVSCCHGNTLLAVRCEFPFPVSPTPQGVNPALFYSLLHPQLVQLTLPRAVFCPQKSESRTSGG from the exons GATAGTGCACCTGTGCCTCCGTAAGGCTGACCAGAAGCTGGTCATCATCAAGCAGATCCCAGTGGAGCAGATGACCAAGGAGGAACGGCAGGCGGCCCAGAACGAGTGCCAGGTGCTCAAGCTGCTCAACCACCCCAACGTCATCGAGTACTACGAGAACTTCCTCGAGGACAAGGCCCTTATGATTGCCATGGAATATGCACCAG GTGGCACCCTGGCTGAGTTCATCCAGAAGCGCTGCAATTCCCTGCTAGAGGAGGAGACCATCCTTCACTTCTTCGTGCAGATCCTGCTCGCGCTGCATCACGTGCACACGCACCTCATCCTGCATCGGGACCTCAAGACCCAGAACATCCTTCTCGACAAACACCGCATGGTCGTCAAGATCGGTGACTTTGGCATCTCCAAGATCCTCAGCAGCAAGAGCAAGGCCTACACG GTGGTGGGTACTCCATGCTACATCTCCCCCGAGCTGTGTGAGGGCAAGCCCTACAACCAGAAGAGTGATATCTGGGCTCTGGGCTGTGTCTTATATGAGCTGGCCAGCCTCAAGAGAGCCTTCGAGGCTGCG AACCTGCCAGCTCTGGTACTGAAGATCATGAGCGGCACCTTTGCCCCCATCTCCGACCGGTACAGCCCGGAGCTGCGCCAGCTCGTCCTGAGTCTGCTCAGCCTGGAGCCCGCACAGCGGCCACCCCTCAGTCACATCATGGCGCAACCCCTCTGCATCCGGGCCCTCCTCAACCTCCACACCGATGTGGGCAGCGTCCGCATGCGGAG GGCAGAGAAGTCCCTGACCCCAGGACCACCCATGCCCCCCGGCAGCACAGGGAGCCGGGCCACCAGTGCCCGATGCAGGG GTGTCCCCCGGGGACCTGTGAGACCGGCCATCCCACTGCCACTGTCTTCCGTGTATGCCTGGGGTGGTGGCCTTAATGTCCCCCTGAGGCTCCCAATGCTCAACACTGAGGTGGTCCAGGTGTCTGCAGGGCGCACGCAGAAGGCTGGCGTCACACGCTCCGGGCGCCTCATTCTGTGGGAG GCCCCGCCCCTAGGCACTGGAGGAGGCACGCTCCTCCCAGGGGCAGTCGAGCAGCCTCAGCCTCAGTTCGTCTCCCGGTTCCTGGAGGGCCAGTCGGGTGTCACCATCAAGCATGTGGCCTGCGGGGACCTGTTCACGGCTTGCCTGACTG accgagGCATCATCATGACCTTTGGCAGCGGCAGCAACGGGTGTTTAGGCCACGGCAACCTCACCGACATCAGCCAG CCCACCATTGTGGAAGCCCTGCTGGGCTATGAGATGATCCAGGTGGCCTGTGGGGCCTCTCATGTGCTGGCCCTGTCCGCAGATGGGGAACTGTTTGCCTGGGGCCGAGGAGATGGTG GGAGGCTGGGACTTGGCACCAGGGAGTCCCATAGCTGCCCCCAGCAGGTGCCTGTGCCCCTAGGGCAGGAAGCTCAGAGAGTTGTTTGTGGTATTGACTCTTCCATGATCCTCACCTTGCCTGGCAGGGTCCTGGCCTGTGGAAGTAACAG GTTCAACAAGCTAGGCTTGGACCACATATCCCTGGAGGAGGAGCCTGTTCCCCACCAGCAAGTGGAGGAGGCCCTGAGCTTCACACCCCTGGGCTCTGCACCTCTGGACCAGGAGCCGCTGCTGTGTGTGGACCTGGGCACTGCTCATTCAGCCGCTGTGACTG CCTCCGGTGACTGCTATACGTTTGGCAGCAATCAGCATGGGCAGTTGGGCACCAGTTCTCGCCGGGTCAGCAGGGCACCCTGTCGGGTCCAAGGCCTAGAGGGCATCAAGATGGTGACAGTGGCCTGTGGGGATGCCTTCACTGTAGCCATCGGGGCAG AGGGGGACGTTTATTCTTGGGGCAAAGGAGCCCGAGGTCGActgggaaggagggatgaggaTGCTGGACTCCCTAGGCCAGTGCAGCTGGATGAGACTCATCCTTACGTGGTGACTTCAGTGTCCTGCTGCCATGGGAACACTCTCTTGGCTGTTCGA
- the Nek8 gene encoding serine/threonine-protein kinase Nek8 isoform X3, with product MEKYERIRVVGRGAFGIVHLCLRKADQKLVIIKQIPVEQMTKEERQAAQNECQVLKLLNHPNVIEYYENFLEDKALMIAMEYAPGGTLAEFIQKRCNSLLEEETILHFFVQILLALHHVHTHLILHRDLKTQNILLDKHRMVVKIGDFGISKILSSKSKAYTVVGTPCYISPELCEGKPYNQKSDIWALGCVLYELASLKRAFEAANLPALVLKIMSGTFAPISDRYSPELRQLVLSLLSLEPAQRPPLSHIMAQPLCIRALLNLHTDVGSVRMRRAEKSLTPGPPMPPGSTGSRATSARCRGVPRGPVRPAIPLPLSSVYAWGGGLNVPLRLPMLNTEVVQVSAGRTQKAGVTRSGRLILWEAPPLGTGGGTLLPGAVEQPQPQFVSRFLEGQSGVTIKHVACGDLFTACLTDRGIIMTFGSGSNGCLGHGNLTDISQPTIVEALLGYEMIQVACGASHVLALSADGELFAWGRGDGGRLGLGTRESHSCPQQVPVPLGQEAQRVVCGIDSSMILTLPGRVLACGSNRFNKLGLDHISLEEEPVPHQQVEEALSFTPLGSAPLDQEPLLCVDLGTAHSAAVTASGDCYTFGSNQHGQLGTSSRRVSRAPCRVQGLEGIKMVTVACGDAFTVAIGAEGDVYSWGKGARGRLGRRDEDAGLPRPVQLDETHPYVVTSVSCCHGNTLLAVRSVTDEPVPP from the exons GATAGTGCACCTGTGCCTCCGTAAGGCTGACCAGAAGCTGGTCATCATCAAGCAGATCCCAGTGGAGCAGATGACCAAGGAGGAACGGCAGGCGGCCCAGAACGAGTGCCAGGTGCTCAAGCTGCTCAACCACCCCAACGTCATCGAGTACTACGAGAACTTCCTCGAGGACAAGGCCCTTATGATTGCCATGGAATATGCACCAG GTGGCACCCTGGCTGAGTTCATCCAGAAGCGCTGCAATTCCCTGCTAGAGGAGGAGACCATCCTTCACTTCTTCGTGCAGATCCTGCTCGCGCTGCATCACGTGCACACGCACCTCATCCTGCATCGGGACCTCAAGACCCAGAACATCCTTCTCGACAAACACCGCATGGTCGTCAAGATCGGTGACTTTGGCATCTCCAAGATCCTCAGCAGCAAGAGCAAGGCCTACACG GTGGTGGGTACTCCATGCTACATCTCCCCCGAGCTGTGTGAGGGCAAGCCCTACAACCAGAAGAGTGATATCTGGGCTCTGGGCTGTGTCTTATATGAGCTGGCCAGCCTCAAGAGAGCCTTCGAGGCTGCG AACCTGCCAGCTCTGGTACTGAAGATCATGAGCGGCACCTTTGCCCCCATCTCCGACCGGTACAGCCCGGAGCTGCGCCAGCTCGTCCTGAGTCTGCTCAGCCTGGAGCCCGCACAGCGGCCACCCCTCAGTCACATCATGGCGCAACCCCTCTGCATCCGGGCCCTCCTCAACCTCCACACCGATGTGGGCAGCGTCCGCATGCGGAG GGCAGAGAAGTCCCTGACCCCAGGACCACCCATGCCCCCCGGCAGCACAGGGAGCCGGGCCACCAGTGCCCGATGCAGGG GTGTCCCCCGGGGACCTGTGAGACCGGCCATCCCACTGCCACTGTCTTCCGTGTATGCCTGGGGTGGTGGCCTTAATGTCCCCCTGAGGCTCCCAATGCTCAACACTGAGGTGGTCCAGGTGTCTGCAGGGCGCACGCAGAAGGCTGGCGTCACACGCTCCGGGCGCCTCATTCTGTGGGAG GCCCCGCCCCTAGGCACTGGAGGAGGCACGCTCCTCCCAGGGGCAGTCGAGCAGCCTCAGCCTCAGTTCGTCTCCCGGTTCCTGGAGGGCCAGTCGGGTGTCACCATCAAGCATGTGGCCTGCGGGGACCTGTTCACGGCTTGCCTGACTG accgagGCATCATCATGACCTTTGGCAGCGGCAGCAACGGGTGTTTAGGCCACGGCAACCTCACCGACATCAGCCAG CCCACCATTGTGGAAGCCCTGCTGGGCTATGAGATGATCCAGGTGGCCTGTGGGGCCTCTCATGTGCTGGCCCTGTCCGCAGATGGGGAACTGTTTGCCTGGGGCCGAGGAGATGGTG GGAGGCTGGGACTTGGCACCAGGGAGTCCCATAGCTGCCCCCAGCAGGTGCCTGTGCCCCTAGGGCAGGAAGCTCAGAGAGTTGTTTGTGGTATTGACTCTTCCATGATCCTCACCTTGCCTGGCAGGGTCCTGGCCTGTGGAAGTAACAG GTTCAACAAGCTAGGCTTGGACCACATATCCCTGGAGGAGGAGCCTGTTCCCCACCAGCAAGTGGAGGAGGCCCTGAGCTTCACACCCCTGGGCTCTGCACCTCTGGACCAGGAGCCGCTGCTGTGTGTGGACCTGGGCACTGCTCATTCAGCCGCTGTGACTG CCTCCGGTGACTGCTATACGTTTGGCAGCAATCAGCATGGGCAGTTGGGCACCAGTTCTCGCCGGGTCAGCAGGGCACCCTGTCGGGTCCAAGGCCTAGAGGGCATCAAGATGGTGACAGTGGCCTGTGGGGATGCCTTCACTGTAGCCATCGGGGCAG AGGGGGACGTTTATTCTTGGGGCAAAGGAGCCCGAGGTCGActgggaaggagggatgaggaTGCTGGACTCCCTAGGCCAGTGCAGCTGGATGAGACTCATCCTTACGTGGTGACTTCAGTGTCCTGCTGCCATGGGAACACTCTCTTGGCTGTTCGA
- the Nek8 gene encoding serine/threonine-protein kinase Nek8 isoform X4, with translation MHQILLALHHVHTHLILHRDLKTQNILLDKHRMVVKIGDFGISKILSSKSKAYTVVGTPCYISPELCEGKPYNQKSDIWALGCVLYELASLKRAFEAANLPALVLKIMSGTFAPISDRYSPELRQLVLSLLSLEPAQRPPLSHIMAQPLCIRALLNLHTDVGSVRMRRAEKSLTPGPPMPPGSTGSRATSARCRGVPRGPVRPAIPLPLSSVYAWGGGLNVPLRLPMLNTEVVQVSAGRTQKAGVTRSGRLILWEAPPLGTGGGTLLPGAVEQPQPQFVSRFLEGQSGVTIKHVACGDLFTACLTDRGIIMTFGSGSNGCLGHGNLTDISQPTIVEALLGYEMIQVACGASHVLALSADGELFAWGRGDGGRLGLGTRESHSCPQQVPVPLGQEAQRVVCGIDSSMILTLPGRVLACGSNRFNKLGLDHISLEEEPVPHQQVEEALSFTPLGSAPLDQEPLLCVDLGTAHSAAVTASGDCYTFGSNQHGQLGTSSRRVSRAPCRVQGLEGIKMVTVACGDAFTVAIGAEGDVYSWGKGARGRLGRRDEDAGLPRPVQLDETHPYVVTSVSCCHGNTLLAVRCEFPFPVSPTPQGVNPALFYSLLHPQLVQLTLPRAVFCPQKSESRTSGG, from the exons ATGCACCAG ATCCTGCTCGCGCTGCATCACGTGCACACGCACCTCATCCTGCATCGGGACCTCAAGACCCAGAACATCCTTCTCGACAAACACCGCATGGTCGTCAAGATCGGTGACTTTGGCATCTCCAAGATCCTCAGCAGCAAGAGCAAGGCCTACACG GTGGTGGGTACTCCATGCTACATCTCCCCCGAGCTGTGTGAGGGCAAGCCCTACAACCAGAAGAGTGATATCTGGGCTCTGGGCTGTGTCTTATATGAGCTGGCCAGCCTCAAGAGAGCCTTCGAGGCTGCG AACCTGCCAGCTCTGGTACTGAAGATCATGAGCGGCACCTTTGCCCCCATCTCCGACCGGTACAGCCCGGAGCTGCGCCAGCTCGTCCTGAGTCTGCTCAGCCTGGAGCCCGCACAGCGGCCACCCCTCAGTCACATCATGGCGCAACCCCTCTGCATCCGGGCCCTCCTCAACCTCCACACCGATGTGGGCAGCGTCCGCATGCGGAG GGCAGAGAAGTCCCTGACCCCAGGACCACCCATGCCCCCCGGCAGCACAGGGAGCCGGGCCACCAGTGCCCGATGCAGGG GTGTCCCCCGGGGACCTGTGAGACCGGCCATCCCACTGCCACTGTCTTCCGTGTATGCCTGGGGTGGTGGCCTTAATGTCCCCCTGAGGCTCCCAATGCTCAACACTGAGGTGGTCCAGGTGTCTGCAGGGCGCACGCAGAAGGCTGGCGTCACACGCTCCGGGCGCCTCATTCTGTGGGAG GCCCCGCCCCTAGGCACTGGAGGAGGCACGCTCCTCCCAGGGGCAGTCGAGCAGCCTCAGCCTCAGTTCGTCTCCCGGTTCCTGGAGGGCCAGTCGGGTGTCACCATCAAGCATGTGGCCTGCGGGGACCTGTTCACGGCTTGCCTGACTG accgagGCATCATCATGACCTTTGGCAGCGGCAGCAACGGGTGTTTAGGCCACGGCAACCTCACCGACATCAGCCAG CCCACCATTGTGGAAGCCCTGCTGGGCTATGAGATGATCCAGGTGGCCTGTGGGGCCTCTCATGTGCTGGCCCTGTCCGCAGATGGGGAACTGTTTGCCTGGGGCCGAGGAGATGGTG GGAGGCTGGGACTTGGCACCAGGGAGTCCCATAGCTGCCCCCAGCAGGTGCCTGTGCCCCTAGGGCAGGAAGCTCAGAGAGTTGTTTGTGGTATTGACTCTTCCATGATCCTCACCTTGCCTGGCAGGGTCCTGGCCTGTGGAAGTAACAG GTTCAACAAGCTAGGCTTGGACCACATATCCCTGGAGGAGGAGCCTGTTCCCCACCAGCAAGTGGAGGAGGCCCTGAGCTTCACACCCCTGGGCTCTGCACCTCTGGACCAGGAGCCGCTGCTGTGTGTGGACCTGGGCACTGCTCATTCAGCCGCTGTGACTG CCTCCGGTGACTGCTATACGTTTGGCAGCAATCAGCATGGGCAGTTGGGCACCAGTTCTCGCCGGGTCAGCAGGGCACCCTGTCGGGTCCAAGGCCTAGAGGGCATCAAGATGGTGACAGTGGCCTGTGGGGATGCCTTCACTGTAGCCATCGGGGCAG AGGGGGACGTTTATTCTTGGGGCAAAGGAGCCCGAGGTCGActgggaaggagggatgaggaTGCTGGACTCCCTAGGCCAGTGCAGCTGGATGAGACTCATCCTTACGTGGTGACTTCAGTGTCCTGCTGCCATGGGAACACTCTCTTGGCTGTTCGA
- the Nek8 gene encoding serine/threonine-protein kinase Nek8 isoform X2, with amino-acid sequence MTKEERQAAQNECQVLKLLNHPNVIEYYENFLEDKALMIAMEYAPGGTLAEFIQKRCNSLLEEETILHFFVQILLALHHVHTHLILHRDLKTQNILLDKHRMVVKIGDFGISKILSSKSKAYTVVGTPCYISPELCEGKPYNQKSDIWALGCVLYELASLKRAFEAANLPALVLKIMSGTFAPISDRYSPELRQLVLSLLSLEPAQRPPLSHIMAQPLCIRALLNLHTDVGSVRMRRAEKSLTPGPPMPPGSTGSRATSARCRGVPRGPVRPAIPLPLSSVYAWGGGLNVPLRLPMLNTEVVQVSAGRTQKAGVTRSGRLILWEAPPLGTGGGTLLPGAVEQPQPQFVSRFLEGQSGVTIKHVACGDLFTACLTDRGIIMTFGSGSNGCLGHGNLTDISQPTIVEALLGYEMIQVACGASHVLALSADGELFAWGRGDGGRLGLGTRESHSCPQQVPVPLGQEAQRVVCGIDSSMILTLPGRVLACGSNRFNKLGLDHISLEEEPVPHQQVEEALSFTPLGSAPLDQEPLLCVDLGTAHSAAVTASGDCYTFGSNQHGQLGTSSRRVSRAPCRVQGLEGIKMVTVACGDAFTVAIGAEGDVYSWGKGARGRLGRRDEDAGLPRPVQLDETHPYVVTSVSCCHGNTLLAVRCEFPFPVSPTPQGVNPALFYSLLHPQLVQLTLPRAVFCPQKSESRTSGG; translated from the exons ATGACCAAGGAGGAACGGCAGGCGGCCCAGAACGAGTGCCAGGTGCTCAAGCTGCTCAACCACCCCAACGTCATCGAGTACTACGAGAACTTCCTCGAGGACAAGGCCCTTATGATTGCCATGGAATATGCACCAG GTGGCACCCTGGCTGAGTTCATCCAGAAGCGCTGCAATTCCCTGCTAGAGGAGGAGACCATCCTTCACTTCTTCGTGCAGATCCTGCTCGCGCTGCATCACGTGCACACGCACCTCATCCTGCATCGGGACCTCAAGACCCAGAACATCCTTCTCGACAAACACCGCATGGTCGTCAAGATCGGTGACTTTGGCATCTCCAAGATCCTCAGCAGCAAGAGCAAGGCCTACACG GTGGTGGGTACTCCATGCTACATCTCCCCCGAGCTGTGTGAGGGCAAGCCCTACAACCAGAAGAGTGATATCTGGGCTCTGGGCTGTGTCTTATATGAGCTGGCCAGCCTCAAGAGAGCCTTCGAGGCTGCG AACCTGCCAGCTCTGGTACTGAAGATCATGAGCGGCACCTTTGCCCCCATCTCCGACCGGTACAGCCCGGAGCTGCGCCAGCTCGTCCTGAGTCTGCTCAGCCTGGAGCCCGCACAGCGGCCACCCCTCAGTCACATCATGGCGCAACCCCTCTGCATCCGGGCCCTCCTCAACCTCCACACCGATGTGGGCAGCGTCCGCATGCGGAG GGCAGAGAAGTCCCTGACCCCAGGACCACCCATGCCCCCCGGCAGCACAGGGAGCCGGGCCACCAGTGCCCGATGCAGGG GTGTCCCCCGGGGACCTGTGAGACCGGCCATCCCACTGCCACTGTCTTCCGTGTATGCCTGGGGTGGTGGCCTTAATGTCCCCCTGAGGCTCCCAATGCTCAACACTGAGGTGGTCCAGGTGTCTGCAGGGCGCACGCAGAAGGCTGGCGTCACACGCTCCGGGCGCCTCATTCTGTGGGAG GCCCCGCCCCTAGGCACTGGAGGAGGCACGCTCCTCCCAGGGGCAGTCGAGCAGCCTCAGCCTCAGTTCGTCTCCCGGTTCCTGGAGGGCCAGTCGGGTGTCACCATCAAGCATGTGGCCTGCGGGGACCTGTTCACGGCTTGCCTGACTG accgagGCATCATCATGACCTTTGGCAGCGGCAGCAACGGGTGTTTAGGCCACGGCAACCTCACCGACATCAGCCAG CCCACCATTGTGGAAGCCCTGCTGGGCTATGAGATGATCCAGGTGGCCTGTGGGGCCTCTCATGTGCTGGCCCTGTCCGCAGATGGGGAACTGTTTGCCTGGGGCCGAGGAGATGGTG GGAGGCTGGGACTTGGCACCAGGGAGTCCCATAGCTGCCCCCAGCAGGTGCCTGTGCCCCTAGGGCAGGAAGCTCAGAGAGTTGTTTGTGGTATTGACTCTTCCATGATCCTCACCTTGCCTGGCAGGGTCCTGGCCTGTGGAAGTAACAG GTTCAACAAGCTAGGCTTGGACCACATATCCCTGGAGGAGGAGCCTGTTCCCCACCAGCAAGTGGAGGAGGCCCTGAGCTTCACACCCCTGGGCTCTGCACCTCTGGACCAGGAGCCGCTGCTGTGTGTGGACCTGGGCACTGCTCATTCAGCCGCTGTGACTG CCTCCGGTGACTGCTATACGTTTGGCAGCAATCAGCATGGGCAGTTGGGCACCAGTTCTCGCCGGGTCAGCAGGGCACCCTGTCGGGTCCAAGGCCTAGAGGGCATCAAGATGGTGACAGTGGCCTGTGGGGATGCCTTCACTGTAGCCATCGGGGCAG AGGGGGACGTTTATTCTTGGGGCAAAGGAGCCCGAGGTCGActgggaaggagggatgaggaTGCTGGACTCCCTAGGCCAGTGCAGCTGGATGAGACTCATCCTTACGTGGTGACTTCAGTGTCCTGCTGCCATGGGAACACTCTCTTGGCTGTTCGA